The sequence GTTCTTGACGGTGATTATTATATACTGAACGGCGGAAAGATTTTTATAACAAATGCAGATAAAGCTGATATCTATATTATTTTTGCTGTTACTATACCGGATATAGGAACTCACGGTATTAGTGCATTTATTGTGGAAAAAGGATGGGAAGGTTTTACTTTTGGAGATCACTATGACAAGATGGGTATCCGTTCGTCTTCTACTGCTGAATTGATTTTTAATAATGTGAAAGTTCCAAAGGAAAATTTATTAGGAAAGGAAGGAGACGGATTTAAGATCGCAATGTCTACTTTAGATGGCGGTCGTATCGGTATTGCCTCCCAGGCTTTAGGTATTGCTCAAGGAGCTTATGAAAGTGCTTTAGAGTATTCCAAAGAAAGAATTCAGTTTGGAATGCCTATTTGTTATCAGCAGATTATTTCATTTAAACTGGCTGATATGGCTACAAAGCTTCGAGCATCCCGACTTATGGTATATAGTGCTGCCGACCTTAAGGAAAATCATGAGTCTTATAGTATGGAATCTGCCATGGCAAAGCAATATGTTTCTGACAATTGTTTGGAAATTGTAAATGATGCCCTTCAAATTTTTGGAGGTAATGGGTATTTGAAAGGCATGGAGGTAGAGCGGGCTTATCGTGATGCAAAAATTTGTACAATTTATGAAGGCACCAACGAAATTCAACGGATAGTTATTGCGTCTCACATTATCGGGAAAATGCCAAAAAATGAAGCCACCACACGGGGAAAACGAGGGTCCTTAACCGGAACACGCAAAAAGATGATTTTTAAAGATGGTACTGCCAAAGAACAAGTAGCTGCTTTGGTAGATGCGTTGAAAGCGGATGGATATGATTTTACCGTAGGGATAGACATTGATACTCCTATTTCCAAAGCTGAGAGAGTTGTAAGTGTAGGCAGGGGAATTGGCAATAAAAAAAATATGTTCATAGTGAAAGATCTTGCTGTTCAAGCAGGCGCAGCTCTGGGTTCTTCCCGTCCTGTAGCCGAAACCCTGAAATATGTTCCCCTAAACCGTTATGTTGGAATGTCGGGACAAAAATTTAACGGCAATTTATATATAGCCTGTGGTATTTCCGGAGCAGGTCAGCATTTGAAAGGAATTAAAGATGCCACTACCATTGTTGCTATTAACAATGATCCAAATGCTCCTATTTTTAAAAACTGCGATTATGGGATTGTAGGAGATATGATGGAAGTTGTTCCGCTACTTACTGCCGCCCTTGATAATGGCGAACCTAAAAGGTTAGCACCTCCCATGAAAAAAATGAAGAAGGCTGTTCCGAAAAAGGTCGCTCCGTCTTGGAAGAGATATGTCTGCAACGGATGTGGATACGAATACGATCCTGCTGTCGGAGATCCGGATAATGATATTCAGCCGGAGACTATTTTTGACTCCCTTCCCGAAGAATGGATTTGTCCTGAGTGCGGCGAAGAA is a genomic window of Acidilutibacter cellobiosedens containing:
- a CDS encoding acyl-CoA dehydrogenase family protein, giving the protein MFFKTREDHESLRTKIREFAETELKPQTFLLDKENEFPTEIVRKMGEMGLMGVPYPKEYGGLDLDMISYAIAVEEISRIDGGTGVILSAHVSLGSWPIFAYGTEEQKQKYLIPLAKGEKLGAFGLTEPNAGSDPGGMETTAVLDGDYYILNGGKIFITNADKADIYIIFAVTIPDIGTHGISAFIVEKGWEGFTFGDHYDKMGIRSSSTAELIFNNVKVPKENLLGKEGDGFKIAMSTLDGGRIGIASQALGIAQGAYESALEYSKERIQFGMPICYQQIISFKLADMATKLRASRLMVYSAADLKENHESYSMESAMAKQYVSDNCLEIVNDALQIFGGNGYLKGMEVERAYRDAKICTIYEGTNEIQRIVIASHIIGKMPKNEATTRGKRGSLTGTRKKMIFKDGTAKEQVAALVDALKADGYDFTVGIDIDTPISKAERVVSVGRGIGNKKNMFIVKDLAVQAGAALGSSRPVAETLKYVPLNRYVGMSGQKFNGNLYIACGISGAGQHLKGIKDATTIVAINNDPNAPIFKNCDYGIVGDMMEVVPLLTAALDNGEPKRLAPPMKKMKKAVPKKVAPSWKRYVCNGCGYEYDPAVGDPDNDIQPETIFDSLPEEWICPECGEEKKNFIEV